A genomic segment from Paenibacillus sp. FSL K6-1096 encodes:
- a CDS encoding ABC transporter permease, protein MDFVILGQLLNTTLVFSTALIFASLGGIFSERSGVVNIGLEGLMMFGAFAAAVGGYYAQEAGMGAWAPWVGVLSAMAVGVIGSLIHAVASITFKADQTISGTVINFLAAGSTLYMVKLIFEGSGETPLLDGFNKVAIPGLSKIPVIGEGIFNSYPTTYLAIILVIVIYFILFKTPFGLRLRAVGEHPSAADTLGVNVNRMRYIGVMLSGLLAGIGGATITLTTTGTFAHNTISGQGFIAIAAMIFGKWNPLGAFGAAVFFGLSQAIRNYVQLFEWSKNIPQEFIFMIPYVLTIIVLVSAVGRSSAPKALGEPYDPSKR, encoded by the coding sequence ATGGATTTCGTAATCCTAGGCCAATTGCTCAATACGACGCTTGTTTTCTCGACAGCGCTGATCTTCGCCTCCCTTGGCGGCATCTTCTCTGAACGCTCCGGCGTGGTCAACATCGGACTGGAAGGCTTGATGATGTTCGGTGCATTTGCAGCAGCGGTAGGGGGATATTATGCCCAGGAAGCCGGCATGGGCGCATGGGCTCCTTGGGTAGGCGTACTGAGTGCCATGGCTGTCGGCGTGATCGGTTCCCTGATTCATGCGGTCGCTTCAATCACCTTCAAGGCGGACCAGACGATCAGCGGTACGGTGATCAACTTCCTGGCTGCGGGCAGTACGCTGTATATGGTTAAGCTGATCTTTGAGGGGTCCGGCGAGACTCCGCTGCTGGACGGCTTCAATAAGGTGGCTATTCCCGGACTGTCCAAGATTCCGGTGATCGGAGAAGGGATATTCAATTCCTATCCTACCACGTACCTGGCGATTATCTTAGTCATTGTCATCTATTTCATACTGTTCAAAACTCCGTTTGGACTCCGTCTGCGCGCTGTGGGTGAGCATCCAAGCGCTGCAGACACGCTGGGGGTTAACGTCAACAGAATGAGATATATCGGCGTTATGCTGAGCGGGCTTCTGGCCGGTATCGGCGGAGCGACCATTACCCTGACGACTACCGGTACATTTGCCCACAACACCATCTCGGGACAAGGCTTCATTGCCATTGCCGCGATGATCTTCGGGAAGTGGAATCCGCTGGGCGCCTTCGGGGCGGCGGTCTTCTTCGGCCTGTCCCAGGCGATCCGCAACTATGTACAACTGTTTGAATGGTCCAAGAACATCCCGCAGGAATTCATCTTCATGATTCCTTACGTGCTGACGATTATCGTACTGGTGAGTGCAGTCGGGCGTTCCTCGGCGCCTAAGGCTCTGGGCGAGCCGTACGATCCAAGCAAACGCTAG
- a CDS encoding acyl-CoA thioesterase, with product MEQEHTAQPVPEFKYCHESRVFKTGRVFPNDVNNHKTLFGGKLMSTVDEVASISAMRHCRVNVVTASADSVDFLLPIRPTDSVCFESFVSWTGRTSIEVFVKIISENLYTGERAVAATSFLTFVAVHEDGTPCPVPAVVAQTEEEKLICQSADERASLRKLRRASSKKLASMLGTTKYWE from the coding sequence ATGGAACAAGAACACACAGCCCAGCCTGTACCAGAATTCAAATACTGTCACGAATCCCGCGTCTTCAAAACCGGGCGCGTCTTCCCGAATGATGTCAACAACCACAAGACACTGTTCGGCGGCAAGCTGATGAGCACGGTGGACGAAGTTGCCTCCATCTCAGCCATGCGCCACTGCCGTGTCAATGTAGTCACCGCCTCCGCCGATTCAGTAGACTTTCTGCTGCCGATCCGGCCGACGGATTCCGTCTGCTTCGAATCCTTTGTCTCCTGGACGGGACGCACCAGCATCGAGGTGTTCGTCAAGATCATTTCCGAGAACCTCTACACCGGCGAACGCGCCGTAGCCGCTACATCCTTCCTGACCTTCGTCGCCGTTCATGAAGACGGCACTCCATGCCCGGTACCGGCTGTTGTAGCCCAGACCGAGGAAGAGAAGCTGATCTGCCAGTCTGCCGATGAGCGCGCCTCGCTGCGCAAGCTTAGACGGGCCAGCAGCAAGAAGCTGGCTTCAATGCTGGGAACCACGAAATACTGGGAGTAG
- a CDS encoding GNAT family N-acetyltransferase, with amino-acid sequence MIRYRRPRQDDAVIYDLIEKQLVPLSHLPPAIINQVRKDLPRRLGQGVTLVACPDYESDPLGFVHFMLHGDLLYIDMLAIAPAARRRRYGNMLMDRAERFALSRACHRAKVSVDTGNTAALAFYEKLGYSVARYQPQNYCYELEKQFR; translated from the coding sequence ATGATTCGTTACCGGAGACCCCGGCAGGATGACGCCGTAATTTATGACTTAATTGAGAAACAGCTTGTCCCGCTGTCCCATCTCCCGCCGGCCATTATTAATCAGGTCCGGAAGGATCTGCCCCGCCGCCTGGGCCAGGGGGTTACCCTGGTCGCCTGTCCTGACTACGAAAGCGATCCGCTGGGATTCGTGCACTTCATGCTGCATGGAGACCTGCTCTACATTGATATGCTCGCCATTGCCCCGGCCGCCCGCCGCAGACGATACGGGAACATGCTGATGGACCGGGCGGAGCGGTTTGCACTATCCCGCGCATGCCACAGAGCGAAGGTCTCCGTGGATACCGGGAATACCGCCGCCCTTGCCTTCTATGAGAAACTGGGCTACAGCGTAGCCCGTTATCAACCGCAGAATTATTGCTATGAGCTGGAGAAGCAGTTCCGCTGA
- the rplT gene encoding 50S ribosomal protein L20, translating to MARVKGGFVVRRRHKKVLKLAKGYFGSKHRIFRTAKEQVMKSMVYAYRDRRQTKRNFRRLWIVRINAAARLNGLSYSKLVYGLKLAGVQVNRKMLADLAVNDLNAFNSLAVVAKEKINA from the coding sequence ATGGCAAGAGTTAAAGGCGGATTTGTAGTTCGTCGTAGACATAAAAAAGTATTGAAGCTGGCAAAGGGTTACTTCGGTTCCAAACACCGCATTTTCAGAACTGCTAAAGAACAAGTAATGAAATCGATGGTTTACGCTTACCGTGACCGTCGTCAGACTAAGCGTAACTTCCGCAGACTGTGGATCGTGCGTATCAATGCAGCAGCCCGCCTGAACGGACTTTCTTACAGCAAGCTTGTATACGGCCTGAAGCTGGCTGGAGTACAAGTGAACCGTAAGATGCTGGCTGATCTGGCCGTTAATGATTTGAACGCATTCAACTCCCTGGCTGTTGTAGCCAAAGAGAAGATCAACGCGTAA
- a CDS encoding ABC transporter permease: protein MSKFKKIFATDSYIVPLVAILMGFLVGAVVMLIGGYDPIAAYSALFKRVFGSPYDFGEAIREMTPLMLTGLAVAFAFRSGMFNIGADGQVMIGMTAASVVGIKLAGTLPSFVLVPLAVIAAGVCGGLWAGIAGFLKAKRGINEVITTIMLNWIALFLSNYIVRTFLLLQGQNRSEDIPASLSMSFLFSTFDNARLHWGTVIALAAATFFYIYLWKTKQGYEMRAVGLNPHAAEYAGMNVGRNVVKAMFISGVFAGLAGAGEVLGVFHYQSVFAASPGYGFDGIAVALLGLTHPLGVILAAILYGTLTYGSAGMSFGADVPPELIRIVIGSIIFFIAAQGIVRWVLKPFYFKRKKEKVL, encoded by the coding sequence ATGTCTAAGTTCAAAAAAATATTCGCCACAGACAGCTATATTGTCCCGCTTGTCGCCATTCTGATGGGCTTTCTTGTCGGCGCGGTGGTCATGCTGATCGGCGGATATGATCCAATAGCCGCATATTCTGCGCTGTTCAAGCGCGTGTTCGGCAGCCCGTACGATTTCGGCGAGGCGATACGTGAGATGACTCCGCTGATGCTGACAGGTCTGGCCGTGGCTTTTGCCTTCCGTTCGGGGATGTTCAACATCGGTGCAGACGGGCAAGTCATGATCGGTATGACGGCTGCGTCTGTTGTCGGAATTAAGCTGGCCGGCACGCTGCCTTCCTTCGTGCTGGTTCCGCTTGCGGTCATTGCAGCCGGGGTATGCGGCGGGCTCTGGGCCGGAATTGCCGGCTTCCTGAAGGCTAAGCGTGGGATCAATGAAGTTATCACCACAATCATGCTGAACTGGATCGCCTTATTCCTGTCCAATTATATCGTCCGGACATTCCTGCTGTTACAAGGACAGAACCGGTCGGAGGATATTCCGGCCTCCCTGTCCATGAGCTTCCTGTTCTCGACCTTTGATAACGCCCGCCTGCACTGGGGGACTGTCATCGCTCTGGCCGCAGCTACCTTCTTCTATATCTACCTGTGGAAGACCAAGCAGGGGTATGAGATGCGTGCGGTCGGCCTCAATCCGCATGCTGCGGAATATGCAGGGATGAACGTTGGACGCAATGTGGTCAAGGCTATGTTCATCAGCGGCGTGTTCGCCGGATTGGCGGGCGCGGGTGAAGTACTGGGGGTATTCCATTATCAATCTGTCTTCGCCGCATCACCGGGGTACGGGTTTGACGGCATCGCCGTGGCGCTGCTCGGGCTGACCCATCCGCTGGGTGTTATTCTGGCGGCCATTCTGTACGGTACGCTGACCTACGGATCTGCGGGAATGAGCTTTGGAGCAGATGTACCGCCGGAGCTGATCCGTATCGTTATCGGTTCAATTATATTCTTCATTGCTGCGCAAGGCATTGTACGCTGGGTGCTCAAACCGTTCTACTTCAAGCGCAAGAAAGAGAAGGTGTTATAG
- the ilvB gene encoding biosynthetic-type acetolactate synthase large subunit, with protein MSAQLPEEVRSIEQLREKWKNPEVISGSEVLLRSLVLEGVDTVFGYPGGAVLYIYDALYGFDDFQHILTRHEQGAIHAADGYARASGKVGVCIATSGPGATNLVTGIATAYMDSVPLVVITGNVFSSLIGTDAFQEADITGITMPITKHSYLVRDVEDLPRIIHEAFHIAGTGRKGPVLIDIPKDVSAAMTLFTPAQQQGVNLRGYNPRTVPNKLQLDKLVKAIAAAERPIIIAGGGVIYSGAHEAMYEFVKRTEIPITTTLLGLGCYPSAEELWMGMPGMHGTYTANNAIQQCDLLINIGARFDDRVTGKLNGFAPQAKIVHIDIDPAEIGKNVATDIPIVGDVKTVLEMLIPDVQRAARADAWRTQIAQWKLDYPLRYTDSDSELKPQWVIQMINDTTKGEAIVTTDVGQHQMWAAQYYKFNHPRSWITSGGLGTMGFGFPSAIGAQMAHPQRLVVSINGDGGMQMCSQELAICAIHNIPVKIVVINNQVLGMVRQWQNLIYEKRYSYTDLAGSPDFVKLAEAYGVKGLRATNKEEAGAVWKEAMETPGPVLVEFVVPKDENVYPMVTQGSTIDQMLMGDE; from the coding sequence ATGAGCGCGCAATTACCTGAAGAGGTGCGGTCAATAGAGCAGTTACGTGAGAAGTGGAAGAATCCCGAGGTGATTTCAGGGTCCGAGGTCCTGCTGCGCAGTCTGGTGCTGGAAGGGGTAGACACCGTATTCGGCTATCCGGGCGGGGCTGTACTTTATATCTATGATGCGTTATATGGATTCGATGATTTCCAGCATATACTGACACGCCATGAGCAGGGAGCAATCCATGCGGCGGACGGATATGCCAGAGCTAGCGGCAAGGTAGGCGTATGTATCGCTACTTCAGGCCCGGGAGCAACCAATCTGGTGACGGGAATCGCCACCGCATATATGGATTCTGTTCCGCTTGTAGTAATCACCGGCAACGTATTCTCCAGCCTGATCGGCACAGATGCTTTTCAGGAAGCGGATATTACCGGCATTACGATGCCGATCACGAAGCACAGCTATCTGGTACGGGATGTTGAAGATCTGCCGCGGATTATCCATGAGGCCTTCCATATTGCGGGTACTGGACGTAAGGGTCCGGTGCTGATCGATATTCCGAAGGATGTATCGGCTGCAATGACCTTGTTCACGCCGGCCCAGCAGCAGGGCGTTAACCTCCGCGGCTACAACCCGCGTACGGTTCCTAACAAGCTCCAGCTTGATAAGCTGGTGAAGGCAATCGCTGCTGCGGAGCGTCCGATTATTATTGCAGGCGGCGGAGTTATCTACTCCGGTGCGCATGAGGCAATGTATGAATTCGTGAAGCGTACAGAGATTCCGATCACCACTACACTGCTGGGCCTGGGCTGTTATCCAAGTGCCGAAGAGCTGTGGATGGGCATGCCGGGAATGCACGGTACGTACACCGCGAATAATGCCATTCAGCAATGCGACCTGCTGATTAATATCGGCGCCCGGTTCGATGACCGCGTAACCGGCAAGCTCAACGGCTTCGCGCCGCAGGCGAAGATCGTGCATATCGACATCGATCCAGCCGAGATCGGCAAGAATGTAGCAACGGACATTCCAATTGTCGGCGATGTGAAGACGGTGCTGGAAATGCTCATTCCGGATGTGCAGCGTGCGGCCCGGGCGGATGCCTGGAGAACACAGATTGCGCAGTGGAAGCTGGATTATCCGCTCCGGTACACGGATTCGGACAGCGAGTTGAAGCCGCAATGGGTTATCCAGATGATCAATGATACAACTAAGGGTGAAGCGATTGTTACTACTGACGTAGGCCAGCATCAGATGTGGGCTGCCCAGTATTACAAGTTCAATCATCCGCGTTCCTGGATCACTTCAGGGGGGCTCGGCACGATGGGCTTCGGCTTCCCTTCAGCCATCGGAGCGCAGATGGCGCATCCGCAGCGGCTGGTAGTCTCCATTAACGGGGACGGGGGAATGCAGATGTGTTCCCAGGAGCTTGCGATCTGTGCGATTCATAACATTCCGGTCAAGATTGTGGTTATCAACAATCAGGTGCTCGGAATGGTCCGCCAGTGGCAGAATCTGATCTATGAGAAGCGCTACAGTTATACCGATCTGGCCGGAAGCCCGGATTTCGTGAAGCTGGCTGAAGCTTACGGAGTGAAAGGGCTGCGGGCGACGAACAAAGAAGAAGCCGGCGCGGTCTGGAAAGAAGCGATGGAAACCCCTGGACCTGTCCTGGTAGAATTCGTTGTTCCCAAAGACGAGAATGTCTACCCGATGGTTACGCAAGGCTCGACCATTGATCAAATGCTGATGGGGGATGAATAG
- a CDS encoding ABC transporter ATP-binding protein: protein MSAAAPVVELKQITKRFPGIVANDSISLTLEKGEIHALLGENGAGKSTLMNIVFGLYQPDEGSIEIDGKPVIIDNPNKAIELGIGMVHQHFKLVEPFTVTENIVLGMEPKKGLKIDYKSAAEQVRKLSEQYGLQVNPNAKIHDISVGMQQRVEIMKTLYRGADILIFDEPTAVLTPQEITELMAIMKRLVAEGKSIILITHKLKEIMQISDRVTIIRRGKVIDTVKTSETNPNELAEKMVGRGVTFKVDKQQAHIGDSILKLSNVSSKSKDGVPVLNGLSFEVKAGEILGIAGVDGNGQSELIQAITGLRKIDSGSITVSGKEIANLSPRKVSEMNVSHIPEDRHKHGLVLDFTVSENMVLETYYKSPYNQNGFLNKEVIDQHAEDLVRQFDVRTPSIDNKARSLSGGNQQKAIIAREIDKNPTLLIAAQPTRGLDVGAIEFVQKQLIAQRDQGKAVLLISFELDEIMNVSDRIAVIYEGQIVGEVFPQDTNDQELGLMMAGSLKRGGHADV from the coding sequence ATGAGTGCTGCGGCTCCTGTCGTAGAGTTGAAGCAAATCACAAAACGCTTTCCCGGTATTGTTGCGAACGACTCGATAAGTCTGACGCTGGAAAAGGGGGAGATTCATGCACTGCTTGGTGAGAACGGGGCAGGCAAATCTACCTTAATGAATATCGTATTCGGACTGTACCAGCCCGATGAAGGCAGCATCGAAATCGACGGGAAACCGGTTATTATTGATAACCCCAACAAGGCTATTGAGCTGGGCATTGGTATGGTTCACCAACATTTCAAGCTTGTTGAGCCTTTTACGGTTACCGAGAACATTGTTCTTGGCATGGAGCCGAAGAAGGGTCTTAAAATCGACTATAAATCCGCTGCGGAACAGGTTCGTAAGCTATCGGAGCAGTACGGTCTTCAGGTCAATCCGAATGCTAAGATACACGATATTTCGGTAGGCATGCAGCAACGGGTAGAGATTATGAAAACCCTGTACCGCGGAGCGGATATACTTATATTCGACGAGCCTACCGCTGTGCTTACGCCACAGGAGATTACCGAGCTGATGGCGATTATGAAGCGGCTCGTTGCGGAAGGCAAGTCCATTATTCTTATTACTCATAAGCTGAAGGAAATTATGCAGATCTCCGACCGGGTAACCATTATCCGGCGCGGGAAGGTCATTGATACGGTGAAGACCTCTGAGACCAACCCGAATGAGCTGGCTGAGAAAATGGTCGGACGCGGGGTCACCTTCAAGGTGGACAAGCAGCAGGCCCATATCGGCGACAGTATTCTGAAGCTGTCCAATGTAAGCAGCAAGAGCAAGGACGGTGTCCCGGTTCTGAACGGCCTAAGCTTTGAGGTGAAGGCTGGCGAGATTCTCGGGATAGCCGGGGTAGACGGCAACGGCCAGAGTGAGCTGATTCAGGCCATTACCGGCCTGCGTAAGATTGATTCCGGTTCGATCACGGTCTCCGGTAAGGAGATCGCCAATCTGTCGCCGCGCAAGGTATCGGAAATGAATGTCTCCCATATCCCGGAGGACCGTCATAAGCATGGCCTGGTGCTGGATTTCACGGTCAGTGAGAACATGGTGCTGGAGACATATTATAAGAGTCCTTATAATCAGAACGGCTTCCTGAACAAAGAGGTTATTGACCAGCATGCCGAGGATCTTGTAAGGCAGTTCGACGTGCGTACGCCTTCCATTGACAACAAAGCGCGCTCATTATCCGGCGGTAATCAACAGAAAGCGATTATTGCGCGGGAAATAGACAAAAATCCGACGCTGCTCATTGCCGCACAGCCTACCCGCGGTCTTGATGTCGGTGCGATTGAGTTCGTTCAGAAGCAGCTGATTGCCCAGCGTGACCAGGGCAAGGCCGTGCTGCTGATTTCTTTTGAGCTGGATGAGATTATGAATGTATCCGACCGGATTGCCGTTATCTACGAAGGGCAGATTGTCGGAGAGGTATTCCCGCAGGATACGAATGACCAGGAGCTGGGTCTGATGATGGCGGGCAGTCTGAAGCGGGGAGGTCATGCAGATGTCTAA
- the ilvN gene encoding acetolactate synthase small subunit: MKHTIAVLVNDQPGVLQRVSGLFGRRGFNIESITVGQSEEAGLSRMVIVTLGDQHTLEQIEKQLYKLIDVIKVVDLGSKPMVARELALIKVKAEPSERPEIMGVVETFRASVVDIGSTSLLVQVVGETTKIDAMIELLKPYGIKELSRTGVTAMIRGNA, encoded by the coding sequence ATGAAACATACGATTGCGGTGCTGGTGAATGACCAGCCGGGCGTGCTGCAGCGGGTATCCGGTTTATTCGGCCGCCGGGGCTTCAATATTGAGAGTATCACGGTGGGGCAATCCGAAGAAGCCGGATTGTCCCGGATGGTAATTGTTACCTTGGGCGACCAGCATACCCTGGAGCAGATTGAGAAGCAGCTCTACAAGCTGATTGATGTCATCAAGGTGGTCGACCTTGGCTCCAAGCCTATGGTTGCCCGGGAGCTGGCCTTGATCAAGGTCAAGGCAGAGCCATCCGAGCGGCCCGAGATCATGGGTGTTGTCGAGACCTTCCGGGCCTCGGTCGTAGATATCGGCTCGACCAGCCTGCTGGTGCAGGTGGTTGGCGAGACCACGAAGATCGACGCTATGATCGAGCTGCTGAAGCCTTACGGGATTAAGGAACTGTCCCGGACGGGAGTAACGGCAATGATCCGCGGGAATGCCTGA
- the infC gene encoding translation initiation factor IF-3, with amino-acid sequence MINDEIRAKEVRLVGAEGEQIGIKPIREALQMAIDLNLDLVNVAPQAKPPVCRIMDYGKFRYETQKKEKEARKNQKIVDIKEVWFRANIEEHDYQTKFRNVIKFLNEGDKVKCSVRFRGREITHANIGQKILERVKNEVEDISIVERQPKLEGRSMIMILAPKPQ; translated from the coding sequence ATGATCAATGATGAAATTCGTGCCAAAGAGGTTCGGCTGGTTGGAGCAGAGGGTGAACAAATCGGGATCAAGCCGATCCGCGAGGCGTTACAGATGGCGATCGATCTGAACCTGGATTTAGTCAACGTAGCACCGCAGGCGAAGCCGCCGGTATGCCGCATCATGGATTACGGCAAGTTCCGTTATGAAACACAGAAGAAAGAGAAGGAAGCGCGCAAGAACCAGAAGATTGTGGATATCAAGGAAGTCTGGTTCCGTGCGAACATTGAGGAGCATGATTATCAGACCAAGTTCCGCAATGTTATCAAGTTCCTGAACGAAGGCGATAAGGTGAAATGCTCTGTCCGTTTCCGCGGACGCGAGATCACCCATGCGAACATCGGCCAGAAGATTCTGGAGCGCGTGAAGAACGAAGTGGAAGACATTTCGATTGTGGAGCGCCAGCCTAAGCTGGAGGGCCGCAGTATGATTATGATTCTGGCTCCGAAGCCCCAATAA
- a CDS encoding BMP family ABC transporter substrate-binding protein: MKKFYQLSLVMVMAFTVILAGCGNNNSANSGSNSGAATAAPTDAAAATEAPAPTEAPKAVKLGLVTDVGGVNDKSFNQSSWEALQAMEKEYGAEIKYLQSKSSADYEPNLNQFVKGGYDLTWGIGFDLGDALLKVAKENPDAKLAIIDSVVDAPNVESVTFAENEGSFLVGVVAGLTTKTNKVGFIGGMESPVIKRFEVGFKAGVEAVNPQAKVTITYAGAYDKPDTGKSLAATLYDAGNDIIFPAAGATGNGVFNEAKSRNKAGGSKVWVIGVDKDQSLEFGDDVTLTSMIKRVDEAVKKVSQQVVDGTFKGGTTTVLSLKDNGVGLPETSKANVTPEILAKVDEYSKQIIDGTITVPSE; the protein is encoded by the coding sequence ATGAAGAAGTTTTACCAACTATCCTTAGTTATGGTTATGGCGTTCACTGTCATTCTGGCAGGCTGCGGTAACAATAACAGCGCTAACTCCGGCTCTAATTCCGGAGCAGCAACAGCTGCACCAACGGATGCAGCAGCAGCAACTGAAGCACCGGCGCCAACTGAAGCCCCTAAGGCTGTCAAGCTGGGTCTTGTAACTGACGTAGGCGGTGTTAATGACAAGTCCTTCAACCAGTCTTCCTGGGAAGCCCTGCAGGCTATGGAGAAGGAATACGGCGCAGAGATCAAGTATCTGCAGAGTAAGTCCAGCGCAGACTATGAGCCGAACCTTAACCAGTTCGTTAAGGGCGGTTATGATCTGACTTGGGGGATCGGCTTCGACCTGGGCGACGCACTGCTGAAGGTTGCCAAAGAGAATCCGGATGCCAAGCTGGCGATCATCGACAGCGTAGTGGATGCCCCTAACGTTGAATCTGTAACTTTTGCTGAGAATGAAGGTTCGTTCCTGGTTGGTGTAGTTGCAGGTCTTACTACTAAGACTAACAAAGTCGGCTTCATCGGCGGTATGGAAAGCCCGGTTATCAAGCGTTTTGAAGTTGGCTTCAAAGCCGGTGTAGAAGCAGTTAACCCTCAGGCGAAGGTAACAATCACTTATGCCGGTGCATACGACAAGCCGGATACCGGTAAGTCCCTCGCTGCTACCCTGTACGATGCCGGCAACGACATCATCTTCCCTGCTGCAGGCGCAACAGGCAACGGCGTATTTAACGAAGCGAAATCCCGCAACAAAGCCGGCGGCTCCAAAGTATGGGTTATCGGCGTAGACAAAGACCAATCCCTGGAATTCGGTGACGATGTTACCCTGACTTCCATGATCAAGCGTGTAGATGAAGCGGTTAAGAAAGTGTCCCAGCAGGTTGTTGACGGAACATTCAAAGGCGGCACTACTACCGTACTTAGTCTGAAGGACAACGGTGTAGGTCTTCCTGAGACCTCCAAAGCCAATGTGACTCCTGAAATTCTGGCTAAGGTTGACGAGTACAGCAAACAGATCATTGACGGAACGATCACTGTTCCTTCCGAGTAA
- a CDS encoding glycosyltransferase family 2 protein, giving the protein MIDALFVTLQVILAAIAVYQFGFSLFGLRKKKKRAVHAPQKSFAVLVAAHNEEEVVGALMENLKQLNYPRELYDVFVICDNCTDNTAAIVREHGMNACVRTNANLRGKGYAIEWMLKELWALPRQYDAVVMFDADNLAHTEFLMEMNHDLCTGARVIQGYIDTKNPEDSWITAAYGVSYWYINRLWQLSRHNLKMANFLGGTGMCFETNLLKEMGWGATSLVEDLEFTMRSASKGVYPRFNYDAKVFDEKPLTFKASSRQRLRWMQGHFTVARRYFFPLLWQGIKERSLTKFDLALYGANVYIVLLTFLMTAVMWIDNALFDGPHIANIYGHLPLWLGYLAVGANILTFLLAMVLEKVKFKKVYLYLLAFPVYLLSWYPITFYAFFTQNNKQWSHTKHTRVVRLEEVQSKQVS; this is encoded by the coding sequence ATGATAGACGCACTGTTTGTTACACTGCAGGTGATCTTGGCAGCAATTGCAGTTTATCAGTTTGGCTTCTCGCTGTTTGGACTGCGCAAGAAGAAGAAAAGGGCGGTTCACGCGCCGCAAAAATCATTTGCCGTACTGGTCGCCGCTCACAACGAAGAAGAAGTGGTCGGTGCGCTGATGGAGAACCTGAAGCAGCTTAATTATCCCCGGGAGCTGTACGATGTATTTGTTATCTGCGATAACTGCACGGATAATACAGCGGCGATTGTACGGGAGCACGGCATGAACGCCTGTGTGCGCACCAACGCCAACCTGCGCGGCAAAGGCTACGCCATCGAGTGGATGCTGAAGGAGCTGTGGGCGCTGCCCCGCCAGTATGATGCGGTCGTCATGTTCGATGCCGACAACCTCGCGCATACGGAATTCCTGATGGAAATGAACCATGATCTGTGCACAGGCGCCCGGGTGATCCAGGGCTATATCGATACCAAGAATCCTGAAGACTCCTGGATTACCGCCGCTTACGGCGTATCCTACTGGTACATCAACCGACTCTGGCAGCTGTCCCGTCATAACCTGAAGATGGCCAACTTCCTCGGCGGAACCGGCATGTGCTTCGAGACGAATCTGCTGAAGGAAATGGGCTGGGGCGCAACCAGCCTGGTAGAGGACCTGGAGTTCACCATGCGCAGCGCCTCCAAGGGTGTATATCCGCGCTTCAACTATGACGCCAAGGTGTTCGATGAGAAGCCGCTTACGTTCAAGGCCTCGTCCAGACAGCGTCTGCGCTGGATGCAGGGGCACTTCACCGTGGCCCGCCGTTACTTCTTCCCGCTCCTGTGGCAGGGAATCAAGGAACGCAGCCTGACGAAGTTTGACCTGGCGCTGTATGGAGCGAATGTGTATATTGTGCTGTTGACCTTCCTGATGACAGCCGTCATGTGGATCGACAATGCCCTGTTCGACGGGCCGCACATCGCCAACATATACGGCCATCTGCCGCTCTGGCTGGGCTATCTGGCTGTCGGCGCCAACATTCTGACCTTCCTGCTGGCGATGGTACTGGAGAAGGTGAAGTTCAAGAAGGTCTATCTGTACCTGCTGGCCTTCCCGGTCTACCTGCTCTCGTGGTATCCCATCACGTTCTATGCGTTCTTCACGCAGAACAACAAGCAGTGGAGCCATACCAAGCATACGCGCGTAGTGCGGCTTGAAGAGGTTCAGAGCAAACAAGTTTCTTAG
- the rpmI gene encoding 50S ribosomal protein L35, with the protein MSKMKTHSSLKGRFKITGTGKVLRYKAHKNHLLSHKSKRAKRVLNGNPVMAPGDVRRLKQGLANLK; encoded by the coding sequence ATGTCTAAAATGAAAACACATAGCAGCCTGAAAGGCCGCTTTAAGATCACTGGTACTGGCAAGGTACTGCGTTACAAGGCTCACAAGAACCACCTGCTGTCCCACAAGTCCAAACGCGCAAAACGCGTATTGAACGGCAATCCGGTAATGGCTCCCGGGGATGTAAGACGTTTGAAGCAAGGGCTTGCTAACTTGAAATAG